The Osmerus mordax isolate fOsmMor3 chromosome 28, fOsmMor3.pri, whole genome shotgun sequence genome segment AAGAATCTGCCTACCTTGCGAGTTTCAGTACAGTCAACTAACTAAAGGCCTTGCAGTGCCTACTTGCTGGCTACATCAATAGTATTTGGTGTCTGTGATCAATATATCCTTGTGACTTGCCTGTGAGGTCCCCTCCCTCTTGATACGGAGCCCTCCGCTCCAGTCACATTAGCTCTAAATTTCAGGGCATGCCCAAGATGGTTTGTTTATTTGCAGTGTTGGTCAAGCATAAAATGATAAGCATAGAATACTCTGGAGGCTCACTTAGAATAGTCTGTTAGGTGTGAAGggcaatgttgacaaaacctaATCTGCTTCCTGTCCATCCCACCATTTGTTTCGTCCCAGAATCCATGCCTCATTGATACTGAGAATTGTTAACTCTAAGAGAAGATCTGTGATAGGAGTTTCTTTTTTCATGTAGTTTACAGGACTACATGTTTGTTTGTCCTACTCAGTACAGTGCTGTTAGTGGGCCTTGTGACTCGTGTTGTACCCTAGGTACGCACCCACACTGCACATAACACCCTACAATGTACATCGCTATAAAGACTCCTTTGTCTTTCAGAACTGTATGtaaacagagaggcaggcaggagttTTGCATTTGAAACAGGTAGTTGTGATCAACCTCCGATGGCGAGGCAAAGGCTCCTGCCCCCGGTCTCCTGTGCTCGTGCACGTCAGTGTTGtggcattacacacacagagtggaaGGAATGAGGGAAAGTTGTGCCAAGCACAAGCTGGCTGGAAGCATCCTGTTTTCTGTAGGGCTGGCTGGCCTTGCGCCACAGATCTGCCACCCCTGTGGTTGGACTGCCTCTTCTGGCACAGGGATTTCATAGGAAATGGAGAAGAGAAAGTCTGATTTGCATTTCAAGAAGGCTAACGAAACTCACACCCGTTATACACAGCAGTGTTTAGAGGATGTAGCACAGAGAGACAAGAGGTTTTAACACTGCTAAAATTATACAACGAACGCAGCATAATTATAGCTCTCTTCTAAAAGGAaagtgcatatatatatatatatatatatatatatatatacacatacatacatacatacatacacacacacacacacacacacacacacacacacacacacacacacacacacacacatctatatgtTCTTTGAAGACTCCTCCTGCCCCATGATTACAAGGCTATGCCGATCAGATAATTACATAGCCTAGCTGAGGCTCTACTAAGGGCCTTAAATACACCATCAGCACAACCACGTCGATGAACCCAAGCTGCCATATGTCTTCTCTTGCTGTGTGGGAATGTTCCATTCCCAGTTCCCTCTTATTGTCGAAGCCAAGCGTTCCATAATAGAATGACATCATGTCATGTCTGGTTCTACACtaggccctgcctgcctgccttcaggagatacctgtctttTCTATATCACTCGCTGAAatgttttctctttcccttAATAAAACCCGCCAATTCATAAACTATAGCTCTTTCTCATTTGTCTTCAATGTCAGAAATGTGGTTTGTTTTAATGGAACAATCAGTAGCCCTCTTATCTAGAACATACGGGCCAAGTTTAGAACCAGACTGGAGGGGAATGTCCCGTGGTGACCTGTGATGTTCCGTCTGTGCTGTTCTTTACACTGTACCTCacactgtctccctgtgtggtcCCTCCCCAGGGCCCAGGATGTCCCTCCAGAGGtgttgagacagagggaggtcaAGTGGCTGGACATGCTCAGCCACTGGGACAAGTGGATGGCCAAGAGACACAACAAGGTAACGTCGCTGCTCGCACACGTTGGCTAATGAAGTTTTTTTGGGGTTTGACTGGCCGTCCGTTCGTGTATTCTTCCGACTATTCTCACATCCTTGCATGCGTAACATTATTCAACAAAAGAAGGTGACTTGAGCTTTCAAGGTCTAGTTGAAACTTGCTCTTTGACAGGAGTTATAAACATGAGACGTGCTGTTTCTGCCCAGGCATGCCAGTGTTTCAACGTTTTAATTCGTCTGGCAGACGGTTTACGACATAGGCAGGCCCTATGGTTGCGATACCAATATGTATGAAGATCTTGACAGAGGGAGGCCCGGTGGGAAGACTCTTTCTTGGTAGGGTCCTCACGAATTAAAGGGAAAGAAGACTCTGAAATTAGACTCGCGCTAACAGACTCTGCAGGCCAGGGCTGTGCCTGGAACAGTttgcacctccagtcacccAGCCGGTTATGCCCGTGTGAAATGCTAAACATTCATTAACAAGTCGACCGCATTTGCATGAGTCAGCACGCTTGATACAACCCGTCTGCTCTTGTCACCCTCTGTCACTCGAACTAGTGACAGAAACTGGGTGGGTCCACACTAGCAAAACAGCCCTCGTCCCTTCATGGAAGCTACAAGGGCAGGCTTGTGCGTTTTGACAGCGTGTGGCTtgttgtgactgcgtgcggATCTGATTATTTGATTGCAAAGCCACATGAAACGCCTAAGccacatacatttagtcatttggcagacgctcttatccagagcgacttacagtaagtacagggacattctccccgaggcaagtagggtgaagtgccttgcccaaggacacaatgtaattttgcacagccgggaatcgaaccaacaaccttctgattaatagcccgactccctaaccgctcagccatctgacataaGACCGTTTACAAGAATAAACAGCTATTTCAAACAGGGTGTGTCACACTGCTGGGATAGTTGGTTTCGAAGGTTAGTTTGCCGCTGCTAATCTTTGAAGCTGTCCTTTCATAGTCATACAGAGCCTTTAGCTCAGAGTAACAGTATCATGGCCTCATCAACAGTTAGTGTGAAATGATTCCTAATGTCTGGACAAAAGTGGTCCAACTGATGGGGTATATTCTGTACTGTTGGTGGGAAAAAAAGCCTTAAAAGGCCATTtctttatttgtgtgtatattcatcctgtctctctcttctcgggCCTCAGGTGAGACTGCGATGCCAGAAGGGGATCCCTCCGTCCCTGCGAGGTCGTGCTTGGCTCTACCTGTCCGGGGGAaaggtgaagagagagcagaaccACGGAAAGTTCCAGGTCAGTCTCCTTCACACTCCCTCCTTTTGTGTGATCCTGTAATCTGTTGATAAAAAGTTAAGTACCATATCAGGGACCTACATGTCCCATGACATGAATGTCACATTCATTCGTTTCCCCAGGAGCTCGACAGCCAGGCAGGAGACCCTAAGTGGATGGACGTGATAGAGAAGGATCTGCACCGGCAGTTTCCCTTCCACGAGATGTTTGTGTCGCGAGGAGGACATGGGTGAGCCTCCGCTTTGTCTCCGGGTTGAGTGGCGCACAATGGAGGGACTCAGCTCTCTTTGACTTCTCATCTGGTTtgaccagcctgtgtgtgtgtgtgtgtgctcatgcttTTCTCCGTGTTGTttgccctccctcccaggcAGCAGGACCTGTTCCGTGTCCTGAAGGCCTACACCCTGCACAGGCCAGACGAGGGCTACTGCCAGGCCCAGGCGCCCATCGCCGCCGTGCTGCTCATGCACATGCCCGCCGAGGTGAGCCTCGTGCCGTCACGATATGTCCTCTTCCACTGCAGCTATCTcagtgtgacccccccccccccacaccctggaGGTTTACTTTAGTGATTAGTTCTTTCAGACAGCTTCCTTCCTCGTGTGTCTGTCGGTCCTATGGGTTACCGGACCTTGCGCCTCAGCTGAATTTTTGCCTTGTgacttgttttatttttgtttcccACTTTCCACTTTTCCCAAAACGATTCCATTCCCGGTTTCCTTTCTAACATCATCTGTGTGTTTTTCCACAGGATGCCTTCTGGGGGCTGGTCCAAATCTGTGAGAAGTACCTTCCTGGTTACTACAGCGCTGGCCTGGTAAAACTCCCACCTACTCCCGCCCCGTGTAAAGTACTTCCTACCTGACTTCTCCCACCTGTGTTTAACGACGGCCTCGTGCCTGCGTCTCTCCTAGGAGGCTATCCAGTTAGACGGGGAGATTCTGTTTGCCTTGCTGCGCCGAGTCTGTCCGCTAGGCTACCGTCACCTGGAGAAGCACAAGATCGACCCCATCATCTACATGACCGAATGGTTCATGTGTGCCTTCTCTAGGACCCTGCCCTGGGCCTCCGTGCTGCGCGTGTGGGACATGTTTCTTTGCGATGGTGAGACGCGTCCTTTTTCACCGTCGCGTGCGTTTTAACCCCATAAGGACACAGAGTGAATCTGATAAAGGGCGGTACAAGTTTGCTTTGTCTGAACACCACAGAATATCAGGGCTTCTCATGTCGAGTTGAGTGACCTCTGTcacgctcctctcccccccacaggtGTGAAGGTCATCTTCAGGGTGGGCCTGGTGCTGCTGAAGAGCATGCTGGGAACCCGCGAGAAGCTCAAGGCGTGTCAGGGTCAGTACGAGACCATGGAGCTGCTCCGGGCCATAGAGGCTCGCTACATGCAGGAGGGCTTCCTCGTACGAGAGGTGAGTACTGCAGGCCTGCAGGCTGACACCAACCTGGTATTGAGCAACACATCCACAAGAGAGACCTCGAGCGCTTTTGGGTAAGGAACGCAGAGTGTCTAGAACCCCTTTCTACACACTCCCAGGCTGTCTCTCGCTGTGAGAATGTCCGACTGTGCGTCTGTGAAGAACAATTGTTCTCTAAAGAACTGTGGGCAGAAGAGCCTTGGAGAGGAAACTGAAGTGACACAGAGACGCATGGTCTATAGTTAGGACTGGGCAGTCAGTGTCCAGAGGCTCCAGTGTGACTGACTGTTCACACTGACAATAGGCTCTCTGATTGAGCCGGCCacgctagctgtgtgtgttagctgcgAGGCCGGCCCCTTGCCCCTCGCCCCGGGCTCACTGACATTTGCTAACTAGGTTTGGATTATGAACGGAATGGGCAGGGACTGAAAGATCTTTTCACTTGTTCTGGCTGTTTGCCCCGGACAATGAGCCTCACTTTCCTCCACATTGGTATTCGTTTGTGAGCCCGTGTCTGTGTGCGCTTGGTGTTTTGCCTACAGTTGCCATCggtaacgcccccccccccccccccgtgccagGTCCTGGAGGTCCCCGTGTCGGAGCGCGACGTGGAGCGCGAGCACCACTCTCAGCTGAAGCGCTGGAGGAAGACCCGCGGCGAGCTGCACTGCAAGTGCCCCCCCAGGATGCACGGCGCCCGGGCCATCATGTCGGCCGAGCCGCACAGCCGCCAGGACCTGCGGCAGCTGCCCACCATCGTGGTGGAGTCCCCCGTGCCCGGCGCCCAGCCCTCCGCCGCCGCCGCTCACAAGGCGGAGAAGAAGaacaaggaggagaagaagaacagggaggagaggaagagcaagaAGAGAGGAAGCCTGATGAGGAAGACTCCCATCCCCGTCGTGCAGGTCCCCAACCCCTACCCTCTACTGGGCGACCCTCAGCCCCCGCCACCAGACCCACCAGCCCAGCCCGCCAGCGTCGAGCAGACCCCGCCCCCACAGGCCGTGACAGaccctccccctcagcctccgTCTCCTAAAGACACGGCCCCAGCCAAAGAGTCTCTCTTCCAGCAGTCCACACAGAGCCTCAACAGCGCTGAGGACACCTACCTGTGACTGTCCCTGTGACCAGAGCCCGGGGCGCCATGTCCAAGACTCAGCAGGACgggaatgagaggaggggagggggggcagtagcTGGTGAATGTGCCTCTGCAGATTCACTCTGTATCCCACTGCATGCCAattaagcctctctctctctttctcatcggGCATTCACATATGCAGCGGCGTGGCGGAGAGTTCCGGAACTGTCTAACATTGGTGGTTGGGGGAGGAGCTTATTCTAAAGTTGAAATACGTTTTAAAGGCCGTGATCTATtgttacgttttttttttgttttttttactcgcATTCTCTTGGTTGGATCCTCGCTGGCAGCTTAATGGGAATAGGGGTTGTGGGCCTAGTTCGGTCAGCCTTATGAAACTCATGGTTGTCTTAGTTACGCTAACCGTCGGTTCACTTTGACTAATGCCCCTACCGATGACACTCGTCCACTAATGCCCTCGTTAACAAGTGACAAACTCGTGCTGTGTGCGGGAATTGTTGCGTAATTGGAACCGGGAATGTGATATGGTATCTATAGGTAGCTTTGTTAGATAGACACGTTTGGTAACCTAAAGCAGGGGTGGAGACACATACAAACTGTAGATGCCAGTTGGTTGTAACTCAGTGAGCGAAACGTAACTAGCCAGCAAGCTGCACGCCACTTCCAGATTGGTCAACACCCACACAGGGCTTTGAGCTGGGACCAGCACAGCGTTGCAGAACGTACAATCCACACGCCTCCACACTGAATATGTGAATGCCCTCCCAGTCAGCAAGACACTAGCACAAATACCAGCCACACACCAGCCAATCATGTCCAGGTTTGCCATGACCCTTTCCATTAACCAATCATATTCTTCTTAACAAGCTTTGAAAGACACTGTATTGCCTCTTGCCACGTTTCTTTTTCTTAGTTGCGTATTCTGACCCGTAGGTGTCACCTGACCTTCTGTGCAGGTGGAGATTCATTTTGAAACGGGAATTGGAAAGGTAATCGTGGCCATATTTGAAGTCTAGTGAGGAGTGGCATGTTCCTTTGCGGCTTACTCTAAAGCTTTGATACTAACCCTCTACAGCTCAAATGTAGCTCACCTTATTCCAACTTCAGTTCACTGCATTGCTTCAGCATAGGTGTGAACCATTGCTCCTACCTATGCCTCTTAAAATACAAAAGGTAGCCATTGCGTCATTTATCCTATGTAAGAGCTTTCGATCTTTTACCACTAGAGGGCAACCTTGGCATATTTTCCCCTCACTTCTAAACTTGTGATTACTGCCAATAATACACAGTAAATTCCACAAAATGAAATTGCAGCTCTGTGTCGTGTCCGAGAGCACCTGTATGTCTTATTCCTTATTTTTATGCAAACATTTTAACTGAAAAGCGAGTCAGACCGGAACTGACCTTTTATAACCTGTGCCTCATATGTCAAGTGCTTAAACCCCTCATCGCCCCAACAGCATGCGTAACTGATGCAACTTAAGCGAATGCCTTTGGGAGGTGTAACACACTGTGCCATGCGGCCAGCCAAGTCCAATCCCTTCAAAGAAGTCATCGTTCACATCAGGTGGGCAGCTGAAGTATAGGCGAATAGGGGTACAGTAAGTCTGGTTGCGAAAAGGCTTAATCTGTCATATGGAACATGTGCATGATCTTATAGTCAGCCCTGCTGGTCGACATGTGGTTGGCTTGCAGGTGCCCACCTCGCTGTTCTTATCGCCACACTAGTCAAAGTCCTCAGTGTTCTCTGTTTGTTAGGCGACCCAAAGCCACACAAACACGACCTGTTAGTCTGGATGCTTACTTTGCTCTCAGCTGTTACGAAGAAAGGGAGTTTGTGGGAGGCCTTATGTTTGGGATATTTGGAGTCTTCCTCTTTTTAAAAGACAGTTTTGTAGGTTTGGGAATAAGCCAggcccatttggaacatgaggCTTGTGCTTTGTGAAAATCATgtacaatcttttttttttttgtaaccaCATTCTTCTGTGCTTTTTAGTGAATGAGTTTTACTGAGATGAAGGTTTGCATACATTGCATGGAAAATGGAACTTGTTACACTTAATAATGTCACTTTGAGAAACTACAggattttaaaataaatatatgcTCGACAAATATATATGCAGCTATGTATATGCTGTATTTGTATCATTCCACAAAATGTCTATGCTACAGATTGCATGTATAGCTTGGTTGCAAAAGCAATACATTTTGAATGGATAACAAGTTACAAAGAAACCTGGCTGTTTATGTATGGGCGGTTTCACATACTTCCCATTTTGCAGATCTTCTTTAATTTAATGCTACTACGCTAAATGTAGATATAACTgatttgtaaaataatgttaCACTTGCTCTTTTTTTATGGAAGTTGGATGGATGTTTTGTTTATGACCTGGGATCACAGAAAACATTTTCTCTCATCGATCCTGACACTAGTTTACTAAGCACAACATACTAGGGGATAACTAATGGCTAACCCCAATTGCTTAGCAGAATACTGGCTCATTTAAATGTCATTATTTGGGATTTTCTTCTGTTTATAAAATTTTTAATCATGATAAAACATACAACAAAACTTGCAGAAATGAAATGTAAAAGGTCATGTTGTATACTATGTTTATACCAATAAATCCACTTTGATCAAACCCAACTGATCAGATTGTGTTTTCTTAATGTCAGTAGGCTAGAATTGTGTGTGGTTTATGTACCATGTAAGGTCTAAGGTGGTTGCTCATTTTTCACAACAGAGGGAGCACTGGAGTCAAGAAGATGCAGCCATTTTCAGACTTGTCTGTCTCCCGAAGGTCTAACACTGTTTTCAAGAAAGTCTAGTAGTGTTTGacctatccccctctcctctcacctctcggGATCAGTAAGTTTGAGGTCATTTGTGGTACGGACGTCGCTTGGTTAATTACAGGTTGTTTTGATTTCTTTATTTAGTGTTTAGATTATTTTTAACCGTCAAACACCCCCTTTCCCACCTCGAGGTGGGAAATAATTGAAGTAAATACCAAAACGCCCTCAGGTAAAGACCAGTTCAGCCCAAATTGCTATGTTCGTTCCCCCAATAAACCAGCACTGTGCAAGGTAATTGCAGGTGGACTACCAGTGTCTAGGCTTGCCTTTCTTTGCCTTAGGTCAGTGTGTGATTACAAAAATGTCCTGAGCATTAATTCAGCTTAGGTTACATATTGTTTTCACGGTTGTATTTTTCATTGCGAAAAGCTTAGTACTTACGGGTACATTTTACCACAAAATTGACTGTACCCATATTTTGTAtgtctatatattttttaaaacaGGCCTTCCTGTCACCTACTCTTAACATGTAACCATAATTTCTGCTCACATTTATGTCAACTCTAGTTATTTGTGATCTTCGTGTTCCTTAGAGGCATGTTAACAGTTAACAGCCCAGGAAAACATGTACCGTcacgctctccctctccgcaGTGGACACCTGGTCCTCAGTCAGTGCCACCGTTCCATTTACATCTCAAAGGAGAAGCCTCAAGAAGGCCTTCTctgtgctccctctctctctctcactcaagaAATGATCTGATTTATCTCTCCGTCAACGGAAATATACGCCTTTCTAGaaaccccatccctcctctctcgtcctcagCCAGTGGGGCTGGGAGAAGGAGCGGTAAAAGAGAGACTTGTGGTCCTCCGTGTGATCCTGGGGCCTAgcggacccccccctcccccccacccctgtcacAGGGGCTGATTCATGCGATGCGGGCGAGTCTTTCTCCGCTCCCAGGCTCCGAGTGTGTCGAGGCATGGGGGGGATGGCACAACGCGAAGCAAAGGtgcctgtgtttgtctgaggTATCAGCTTCCCACGTTTGATGGGGCGTGACAGGTTGGCTCAGGTCAAATTAAAAGGCTGAAGTAACGAATATGTCTGGGGGCCTAGTCTCGGCAGGTGAGCTTCTTAAAGAAGGGTGAAATGGAAAGAGGTTATATATTGCACCAGGGGGTAACAGTCGTGCTTAGGTCATGGCCAGGAAAGGGATCCTTATGGCTGAAGCAGGTTGATAATTGAATCTTCTCCGTGGCAGACCCATGTGGCATTCTCATCTCAACCTGTCCAAGTGAAAACCCAAACTATTTTTGAATCCAAATCGTCGACTGTGTGTATGGTTATGTAGGGATTCACACCTCCCTCATAACAATGTGTCCCATAAAAATCGATTTATTTGCTTTATGAACAGTCCAACACTGCTGACCACATGTGGCAACCACCTTGCCTAAgccgcacacacactggcctctcTGAGAGCAGGCTGGCTCAGTCTCCAGACCTCGCGTGTCTCCGGTGCCCTTCCTGAATGTTCCCCACGCTCTGGCTCATGTATTTTCTAACCGTTCCAAAAGGAGCCTCCTGTTTAATAATGTTATTATTATGTCTGTTAATGTTTTCAATCTCAGGCAGTGCCTGCGGGGTTCAAACACTACACCATACAGTCTCTGCACATGGAGGTTTTTGAAAACATGTGGGGCTGTAATGTTGGCACCTGTCCTATATTTCCAAGTTATTATTATCCTCCCCTCCACGGTCTAAGTATACACTTAAGTCTAACATGGTAAATTTAACTTGGGATAACAAGCATGAATGCTCAGGGGTACATTTAACAAAATACTTTGTATGTCATCGTAGCCTTTACTCCAGTCACCCCCAGTGGACCCACTGCCTGGAGCTGCAGACATTAGACAATTAAAGTCAAGTGATCATTTAAACTCAGCCTGAGTTCTTATCTTGTATAGAGAGCAGGCTTTGTGCGTCCTGGGAGATTCTGCAATCACGCGGGTGAATAGGGGAGGCCTAAGTGAGGCGTAGTAATATCTGCTAATCACCTGCCTGGTGCTAAGCCCACAGGACGTTCAGCAGAAAGagatgggtgtgtgagggtaatGTGGGGGTAAGTACTGCACACCTGTGTGCCCAGCCTAC includes the following:
- the LOC136937931 gene encoding TBC1 domain family member 10A-like, which translates into the protein MAQIENGRQSVDTTSIRTSIGSHVDDESSLGSDSEINGFTSSRHPDKYGFIGGAQQYSEDSAQDVPPEVLRQREVKWLDMLSHWDKWMAKRHNKVRLRCQKGIPPSLRGRAWLYLSGGKVKREQNHGKFQELDSQAGDPKWMDVIEKDLHRQFPFHEMFVSRGGHGQQDLFRVLKAYTLHRPDEGYCQAQAPIAAVLLMHMPAEDAFWGLVQICEKYLPGYYSAGLEAIQLDGEILFALLRRVCPLGYRHLEKHKIDPIIYMTEWFMCAFSRTLPWASVLRVWDMFLCDGVKVIFRVGLVLLKSMLGTREKLKACQGQYETMELLRAIEARYMQEGFLVREVLEVPVSERDVEREHHSQLKRWRKTRGELHCKCPPRMHGARAIMSAEPHSRQDLRQLPTIVVESPVPGAQPSAAAAHKAEKKNKEEKKNREERKSKKRGSLMRKTPIPVVQVPNPYPLLGDPQPPPPDPPAQPASVEQTPPPQAVTDPPPQPPSPKDTAPAKESLFQQSTQSLNSAEDTYL